CGACATTTTGCATCAGATTACTTTCTGTGACCTCCAGTTCAAGATTGTGCGGATCCAGCTCAGACTCTTTTAAAACATTTTTTACGCTGTCCATAAATTTGGGGGCCTGGAATTGATAAACGGAGATATTAACAGCAACATGGATCGGTTTAAAACCGGCCTTCTGCCAGGCCTGATTCTGGCGAGAAGCTGTTTTTAACACCCACTCCCCGATGGGGATAATCAAACCGGTCTCTTCTACCAGATAAATAAATTGCTCGGGTAACAGGAGTCCGCGATTCGGATGCCGCCAGCGAAGGAGGGCTTCGGCCGCAACGACCTGGCCTGAGCTTAAATCAACGATCGGCTGATAATAAAGCAAAAGCTCCTCCTTTTCGACAGCCCGTCTGAGGCAAGTTTCTAAATCAAGACGTTCTAGCGCGGAGTCGTTCATGTCAGCAATGTAAAACTGATAACTGTTTCTTCCTCTTTCCTTGGAGTAATACATCGCCGTATCGGCATTTTTAAGCAAGGTCTCCATGTCTTCGCCATCCTGGGGGTACAGCGTGATTCCAATGCTGGCAGTGATAAAAATTTCATGCCCCTCTATATAAAAAGCTTGGACCGAGAGTAAATTTAAAATCTTTTCGGCAACCCGAGCCGCGTCGGTAGCATGAGAAATATTGGTTAAAATAATCGTGAACTCGTCCCCTCCGAGTCGCGTTACGGTGTCCGTTTCTCTGCCCGTCACCAGGATTTTGGAAATGGCCTGTAAAAGCCGGTCTCCGACAGGATGTCCCAGCGTATCGTTAATCAATTTAAATTGGTCAAGATCGAGAAACAACACCGCCACAAGGGTTCGATTTCGCTTTGCCTGAAGTAAGGCCTGGTTTAAACGGTCGGCAAAAAGAAGCCGGTTGGGGAGGTTAGTCAAGCCGTCATAGTTGGCCATATGGATCAAGCGTTCCTCTGCGAGTTTCCTTTCCGTAATATCGGTAATTAACCCGACATAAAACCCTTTCCCTCCCCGGGTGACGCTTACATTATCCAGGGTAATGGTAACAATTTCTCCATTTCGCTTCCGCTGTTTTAATTCTTTAATAAAGAGGTCGCCTTCTTTGCGAAGGTCTTCAAAAAATTTTTTCTGGACATCCCGGTCTTCAGGCGCCATGAGATCGAGGAGACTCATATTTTTAAATTCCTGCCGGCTATACCCGTAAAACCCGCAACAATATGGATTCACGTCGATAAAGCGGAGATCCTCTCCAAAAAGATAAACGGGATGTTTTGCATTTTCGTAAAGCGCCCGGAAAAACTCTTCGGAATCCTTGAGCTCCGCTTCGGCCCGTTGGCGCTTCTGTTGAAGCTTATCGACCATTCCGCGCATTTGATCAACCAGGAAATTATAGGAAAGAGCAACTTCTCCGAGCTCATCATTGGAACGAATGTAAAGTTTTTCAGTAAAATCCCCTGACTCAAGCTTTTTAAATTTACCCACCAGGTTACTTAAAACCGCGCTGATTTTATGGCTAATCCAAAAAGTGGGAAGAATCCCGATCCCGGCAATGAAAATCGCCAGGAAAAGTAATTGAATAAATCTTTTTCGTATTTTCTCCCCGGTTCCTTTAAGCGACAAATCGAGACGGATCCATCCATGAATTTGGCCATTTAGGATCATCGGCTCGAAAATAGCGAGCATCTCAACGCCAGTTTTGTCAACGGTATAGTATTGTAAAAATTCCCTCTGCTGTTTAACCGCGTTTATAAAAAGGGGGTCTTTTGAAAGGTCGTCCCCAATGCTGGTCGTGTCATTGGCCGCCGTAATCATGTTGGAGTCGTCGATAAAGACAATTTGGGATACATCGGGAAGTTTGGAAAAATTGGCAAGGGAATTCTGGATTAAATA
The nucleotide sequence above comes from Nitrospirota bacterium. Encoded proteins:
- a CDS encoding EAL domain-containing protein produces the protein MVKSPVFISIKTKFWVLVAFLIITTMMVNTWSVFRYDKKMIREEMEAKARSIAVSLSLEGTEAMLENLYLIQNSLANFSKLPDVSQIVFIDDSNMITAANDTTSIGDDLSKDPLFINAVKQQREFLQYYTVDKTGVEMLAIFEPMILNGQIHGWIRLDLSLKGTGEKIRKRFIQLLFLAIFIAGIGILPTFWISHKISAVLSNLVGKFKKLESGDFTEKLYIRSNDELGEVALSYNFLVDQMRGMVDKLQQKRQRAEAELKDSEEFFRALYENAKHPVYLFGEDLRFIDVNPYCCGFYGYSRQEFKNMSLLDLMAPEDRDVQKKFFEDLRKEGDLFIKELKQRKRNGEIVTITLDNVSVTRGGKGFYVGLITDITERKLAEERLIHMANYDGLTNLPNRLLFADRLNQALLQAKRNRTLVAVLFLDLDQFKLINDTLGHPVGDRLLQAISKILVTGRETDTVTRLGGDEFTIILTNISHATDAARVAEKILNLLSVQAFYIEGHEIFITASIGITLYPQDGEDMETLLKNADTAMYYSKERGRNSYQFYIADMNDSALERLDLETCLRRAVEKEELLLYYQPIVDLSSGQVVAAEALLRWRHPNRGLLLPEQFIYLVEETGLIIPIGEWVLKTASRQNQAWQKAGFKPIHVAVNISVYQFQAPKFMDSVKNVLKESELDPHNLELEVTESNLMQNVERTRLILHQLNQMGVKISVDDFGTGYSSLSYLKRLPIDTLKIDRSFILDINENPDDQAIATAIIAMAHSLKLKVIAEGVENHKQIEFLLSRRCDRAQGFLFSSPLTAKEFEEFLEKTP